The Gemmatimonadales bacterium genomic interval AGCGGCGCAGCAGCTCTCGCCTCAGGCAAACTTCTCTTCGACGATTTTCAGGATCTCCGCCTCCAGCCGCGCGGCCGCCGCATCCAGCTTGATCCCATCGGCCAGGACGTTGGCAATGGCCGACTTGTCCTTCATGCTGCTGGCGTTGGTGCGCACATTCAGCCAGGCACCGCGCACGGCCGCGCGGGCGCAAAGCGCGCCGACCCCGGCATCCGACGCGGACGCGGGATTGCCCTTCTCCGCCATCGTGCGGATGAGGTCAAACGAGTGATAGGCGGTCTGCATCACCTGCCACGGCACCTGCAGCGCCCCCAGGTTGGCGGCGGCCAGCGCCGCGCTTCGCGCAGCCTTCTCGGCGTTGGTCCCCTTGGGCATGCCGAGCGCTTCCATGACGCGCTCGAAGGCGCGCGTGTCCGCGTCCACCAGTCGCAGCAGCTCGTCCTTGGTGTGCTGCCCGTCCTCCGCCCACTTCGAGAACTCTTCCCACCGCTCGTCCCATCCCCGCTTGTGGGCCGAGAGGTTGGCCACCATGGTGCCGAGCGCGGCGCCAAGCGCGCCGACCGCTGCGGCGACCGAGCCGCCGCCGGGCGCCACCGACTCCGAGGCCGTTACATCGGTGAATTCCTCGAGCGTCATCCGCACCAGCCGGCGATCTGCGTCGTTTCGGAGCCGATACTCGATGATCCGCTCTTCCGGCTTGAACGGAGCCAGTTCATCGAGCCCGAGCGACTTGACGGCGATCTTGATCAACTCGCCCTCGGATACGCCGACCGAGCGCTGCTGCTTGCGCAGGTAGTGGCGGCCCGCATCGAGGAGGGCGGCCAGCGGCACCAGCCCGACCAACTCGCTCCCCGTCACCCGAACGCCCCGCGCCTCGGCGGCCCGACACACCTCGTCGAAGGCGACGTGGATCGGGGTGGTGGTCAGGTCGACCAGGTTCATCGACACCTGGGCGACGCCGTACTCGGGAATGAACCACCCGATGGCCTTCACGGCCTTGAGCGACCCGGGAATCATGACCGGCTGGCCCGATTCGTCGTTCACGATCTTGCCCGTCAGCGGATGGCCTTCGCGCTTCGGGCGGCCCGCCTCGCGCACGTCGAAGGCGATGGCGTTGGCGCGCCGGGTCGAGGTGGTGTTGAGATTGACGTTGAAGGCCACGAGGAAGTCGCGGGCGCCGATGACAGTGGCGCCGCTTTTCGCATTGAATGTGGCCGGCCCAAAGTCCGGCGTCCACGCCGGCTGCTTCATCTTCTGTTCAAATCCTTCGTACTCCCCGGCACGAATGACCGAGAGATTCTTGCGCAGGGGATCAGGCTGCGCGGCTTCATAGGCGTAGACCGGAATCCGGAGTTCACGACCGACCCGCTCCGCAAGCTTCCGGGCCAGGTCCGCCGTCTCCTTCATGGTGATGCCGGAGATGGGGACCAGCGGGCAGACGTCCGTGGCCCCCATCCGCGGGTGCTCGCCTGTGTGCCGGCGCATGTCGATCAACTCCGCCGCCTCGGCGATGCCCCGAAAAGCGGCCTCAACCACCGCTTCGGGCGCCCCCGCGATGGTCATGACGGTGCGATTGGTGGCCTTACCCGGGTCGACGTTCAGGAGGGCGGCGCCATCCACCGACCCGAGGCGGGCCGCGATGCGCCGGATGACCTCGGAGTCGCGTCCTTCGGAGAAGTTGGGCACGCATTCAATCAGGGCAGGCATGAAGATCCCATGGTAGAAGTCAGGCCTCCAATCTACCCAACGCGGGCCCGAGGCGCCCCCCGATTTCCACCCCTTGAATTTCTAGGGAAGAGGCCATACCGTATACCTAGAACTTCTATGGAGAGTCCCAAATGGCCGATACCGTAACCCTCCTGCGCGGGGCGCTCGATGCCTTGGTCCTCAAGGCCCTGACCTGGGGGCCCACCCACGGCTACGGGGTGGCGCGGTGGATTGAGTCTGTGACCGACGACGCCCTCCGCATCGAGGAGGGCTCCCTCTACCCTGCCCTGTACCGCATCGAGCGGCGGGGCTGGATCGAGAGCGAATGGGGCGTCTCCGACTCGGGACGCAAGGCGAAGTTCTACCGCCTGACCCCGGCTGGGCGCGCCCAGTTGCAGGCCGAGACCCACAATTTCACCAGGTTTGCGCGCGCCATCTTCAAGGCCTTCGACGCGACTCCTGATGCGGCCTGACGCACCGGAGTTCCGCGGCGCCGGCGGGAAGGTCTGGCGGCGCCTCCGCCGGCTCTTCGGCAAGGACCCGCTTGCCGACGTCGACGCGGAACTTGCGTTT includes:
- a CDS encoding PadR family transcriptional regulator, giving the protein MADTVTLLRGALDALVLKALTWGPTHGYGVARWIESVTDDALRIEEGSLYPALYRIERRGWIESEWGVSDSGRKAKFYRLTPAGRAQLQAETHNFTRFARAIFKAFDATPDAA
- the ftcD gene encoding glutamate formimidoyltransferase, whose translation is MPALIECVPNFSEGRDSEVIRRIAARLGSVDGAALLNVDPGKATNRTVMTIAGAPEAVVEAAFRGIAEAAELIDMRRHTGEHPRMGATDVCPLVPISGITMKETADLARKLAERVGRELRIPVYAYEAAQPDPLRKNLSVIRAGEYEGFEQKMKQPAWTPDFGPATFNAKSGATVIGARDFLVAFNVNLNTTSTRRANAIAFDVREAGRPKREGHPLTGKIVNDESGQPVMIPGSLKAVKAIGWFIPEYGVAQVSMNLVDLTTTPIHVAFDEVCRAAEARGVRVTGSELVGLVPLAALLDAGRHYLRKQQRSVGVSEGELIKIAVKSLGLDELAPFKPEERIIEYRLRNDADRRLVRMTLEEFTDVTASESVAPGGGSVAAAVGALGAALGTMVANLSAHKRGWDERWEEFSKWAEDGQHTKDELLRLVDADTRAFERVMEALGMPKGTNAEKAARSAALAAANLGALQVPWQVMQTAYHSFDLIRTMAEKGNPASASDAGVGALCARAAVRGAWLNVRTNASSMKDKSAIANVLADGIKLDAAAARLEAEILKIVEEKFA